Proteins found in one Zea mays cultivar B73 chromosome 1, Zm-B73-REFERENCE-NAM-5.0, whole genome shotgun sequence genomic segment:
- the LOC100275761 gene encoding uncharacterized protein LOC100275761, which yields MTRKSFERTGNKLWSAISGQRQRHAVDVAVHDEYFAALGNLHGVGLDPQLTVVKDLLHSVPALIFHHRLSPARCYSVVDDDARTYKSIFALQKA from the coding sequence ATGACCAGGAAATCCTTCGAGAGAACCGGCAACAAGCTTTGGTCTGCTATCTCGGGACAGCGGCAGCGCCATGCTGTAGATGTTGCTGTCCATGATGAGTATTTCGCTGCCCTGGGTAACCTCCATGGAGTAGGGCTCGATCCCCAGCTTACTGTAGTCAAGGATCTTCTCCACAGTGTACCCGCACTCATATTTCACCATCGACTTTCCCCCGCTCGCTGCTATAGCGTTGTTGATGATGATGCAAGGACGTACAAAAGCATCTTTGCCCTTCAAAAGGCATAA